A single region of the Pseudomonas mandelii genome encodes:
- a CDS encoding HlyD family efflux transporter periplasmic adaptor subunit, translating into MSLPSLRADLQLSVATPALDGSPRWTLADPVRGRYFKLGAAAMRLLRHWSLGDPEQVLRAANREPGLPLDGAELEQLLGFLRGHDLISALDPQQRASYSLKAAAQRQTLWQILLHQYLFFRIPLWRPDAFLNRAWPWIERFGPRALRYGLPVTLGLGVFLVSRDWQRFIATFPHLFSLGGALAFGVALFFAKLCHEFGHAFMAKRAGCRVQSMGVAFMVLLPMFYTDVSDAWRVNDRRARLLIGAGGVLAELLLASIALLVWSLLPDGPGRTAAFMLASATWITTLVINLNPFMRFDGYFLLSDFWEVDNLQGRAFALCRWRLREFLFGYGAAAPEPWSPKMQRRLLIWGYGAWLWRAALFLGIALAVYHLFFKVLGIFLMLVELVWFIFLPILSEWRQWWSRREQAYVPRVLLSGLALLGLVLVLVLPWRSAVELPTMLEAGRASALHAPVAARVKTVNVHDGQVVAQGEVLIELESPDLDSRQAIVRREIQIQQLQMRRQASRSETAADAGIIEQRLAEAVADYRGLAAQRERLLLRAPHAGTVRDLLPQLVAGRWLSTKDPLARVVEDGARLRGYLAEAELWRVAPGATGRFIADDPMHPAIAVRLTEIDTNGAAYVDQEALTSDHHGPIAVRRDAHQRAEPVQGQYGARLSTLEAAPTPMQPLRGVVVLQGSGESLLGVAWRRMAALGVRESGF; encoded by the coding sequence ATGAGCCTGCCGAGCCTGCGGGCCGACTTGCAACTGTCCGTGGCGACTCCGGCCCTCGATGGCTCGCCGCGCTGGACCCTCGCCGACCCAGTGCGAGGGCGCTATTTCAAACTCGGTGCCGCCGCGATGCGGTTGCTGCGTCATTGGTCGTTGGGGGATCCCGAGCAGGTGTTACGCGCCGCCAACCGCGAGCCCGGGTTGCCACTCGATGGCGCGGAGCTTGAGCAGTTGCTGGGCTTTTTGCGTGGCCACGACCTGATCAGCGCACTCGACCCGCAACAGCGCGCCAGTTACAGCCTGAAGGCGGCCGCCCAGCGTCAGACGCTGTGGCAGATCCTGCTGCACCAATACCTGTTTTTTCGCATTCCCCTGTGGCGCCCCGACGCTTTTCTCAATCGTGCCTGGCCATGGATCGAGCGCTTCGGCCCGCGGGCGCTGCGCTACGGGTTGCCCGTGACGTTGGGGCTCGGGGTGTTTCTGGTGTCGCGGGACTGGCAGCGGTTTATCGCCACCTTCCCGCATCTGTTCAGTCTCGGTGGCGCTCTGGCGTTCGGTGTGGCGCTGTTTTTCGCCAAGCTCTGTCACGAGTTCGGCCACGCCTTCATGGCCAAGCGCGCGGGTTGTCGGGTGCAGAGCATGGGCGTGGCGTTCATGGTGTTGCTGCCGATGTTTTACACCGACGTCAGTGATGCCTGGCGGGTCAATGATCGTCGTGCGCGACTGTTGATCGGCGCCGGTGGTGTGCTGGCGGAATTGCTGCTGGCGAGCATTGCACTGCTGGTCTGGTCATTGCTGCCGGACGGTCCCGGGCGCACCGCTGCATTCATGCTCGCCAGTGCCACCTGGATCACCACGCTGGTGATCAACCTCAACCCGTTCATGCGCTTTGATGGTTACTTTTTGCTCAGTGACTTCTGGGAAGTGGACAACCTTCAAGGGCGAGCCTTTGCCTTGTGTCGTTGGCGGTTGCGCGAGTTTTTGTTCGGCTATGGGGCTGCGGCGCCGGAGCCCTGGTCGCCGAAGATGCAGCGGCGATTGCTGATCTGGGGCTATGGTGCGTGGCTGTGGCGTGCGGCGTTGTTTCTCGGGATCGCGCTGGCGGTCTATCACCTGTTCTTCAAGGTGTTGGGGATTTTCCTGATGCTGGTGGAGCTGGTTTGGTTCATCTTCCTGCCGATCTTGAGTGAGTGGCGGCAATGGTGGAGCCGACGGGAGCAGGCCTATGTCCCCCGCGTGTTGCTCAGCGGTCTGGCCTTGCTCGGACTGGTGCTGGTGCTGGTTTTGCCGTGGCGCAGTGCGGTGGAGCTGCCGACGATGCTGGAAGCGGGACGCGCCAGTGCGTTGCACGCGCCCGTCGCGGCGCGGGTCAAAACGGTGAACGTGCATGACGGTCAGGTGGTTGCTCAGGGCGAGGTGCTGATCGAACTGGAATCGCCGGACCTGGACTCGCGCCAGGCCATCGTCCGGCGTGAAATCCAGATCCAGCAGTTGCAGATGCGCCGTCAGGCCAGTCGCAGCGAAACCGCCGCCGACGCCGGGATTATCGAGCAACGCCTGGCGGAGGCGGTGGCCGACTATCGCGGGCTGGCCGCCCAGCGTGAACGTCTGCTGCTGCGCGCGCCCCACGCCGGCACCGTGCGCGATCTGTTGCCGCAACTGGTGGCAGGTCGCTGGCTGTCGACCAAAGATCCCCTGGCGCGGGTCGTTGAAGACGGTGCACGGTTGCGTGGCTATCTGGCCGAAGCCGAACTGTGGCGCGTGGCGCCGGGGGCCACCGGGCGGTTCATTGCCGATGATCCGATGCACCCGGCGATCGCCGTGCGATTGACCGAAATCGACACCAATGGCGCGGCCTATGTCGATCAGGAAGCGCTGACGTCCGATCATCACGGGCCGATTGCCGTGCGCCGGGATGCACATCAACGGGCTGAGCCGGTGCAGGGACAATACGGGGCGCGGTTGAGCACCCTCGAAGCCGCG
- a CDS encoding efflux RND transporter periplasmic adaptor subunit, producing MRRFCVWVIGLTVVTCAVHAQTPAPDDPLLENSTAGSNATTSSEARGVLRARDQAVLASELSGRIVELPFSEGESFKKGDTLARFDCSAYQAQLNAAQAANRGAGEELSHNKQLAALNSVGRFEVARAQAKVSETQAQSQVYQVQVKRCSVLAPFDGQVVERKVKRYESVAAGAPLLDVVDNRTLEIHLLVPSRWMARLKPGQTFSFVPDETGQALDATVKRLGARIDEGSQTLLLVATLPNANGLLAGMSGTARFAELK from the coding sequence GGTTATTGGATTGACCGTTGTGACCTGCGCAGTACACGCGCAAACGCCCGCGCCAGACGATCCGTTGTTGGAAAACAGCACCGCTGGCAGCAATGCGACAACCAGCAGCGAGGCCCGGGGCGTGTTGCGTGCCCGGGATCAGGCGGTGCTCGCCAGTGAGTTGTCCGGGCGCATTGTCGAGCTGCCGTTCAGTGAGGGCGAGTCGTTCAAGAAGGGCGATACGCTGGCGCGTTTCGATTGTTCCGCTTATCAGGCCCAGCTCAATGCGGCGCAGGCTGCCAACCGTGGTGCGGGTGAAGAGCTGTCCCACAACAAACAGCTGGCGGCGTTGAATTCGGTCGGGCGTTTTGAAGTGGCGCGGGCCCAAGCCAAAGTCAGCGAGACGCAGGCGCAGTCTCAGGTTTATCAGGTTCAGGTGAAACGCTGCAGCGTGCTGGCGCCGTTCGATGGCCAGGTCGTCGAGCGCAAGGTCAAACGCTATGAAAGCGTGGCGGCCGGTGCACCGTTGCTGGATGTGGTAGACAATCGAACGCTGGAGATCCATCTGCTGGTGCCGTCACGCTGGATGGCCCGGCTCAAGCCCGGTCAGACCTTCAGCTTTGTCCCCGATGAAACCGGTCAAGCGCTGGATGCCACAGTCAAACGCCTCGGCGCTCGAATTGATGAAGGCAGCCAGACCTTGTTGCTGGTTGCAACACTGCCCAATGCCAACGGTTTGCTGGCCGGCATGAGCGGTACGGCGCGTTTCGCGGAGCTTAAATGA
- a CDS encoding efflux RND transporter periplasmic adaptor subunit, producing MNAPAASGAEQVFARFLDLERLTRAARTPAQLAYSLVNDGQALFGFRHAALLIAGKVQAVTGVSAVDPNAPFVAFVEQAVAQLFKAGVLKQARVIPANVLSESIQADWQSLSAAQVFWLPLIDHQGEVFGGLWLARDLPWNPSEQVLLSQLGDTYSHAWLALQPRKPWRLRWTRKRRVALVAVLLLGLLIPVRQSVLAPAEVVPLGGRVVAAPLDGVIAEFLVKPNQTVKDGDLLLRFESTTLKAQADVAERALGVAEAELKANSQRSFADAESSSKIDLLAARVEQKRAERDYARELLKRSEVRAERGGIAVFADAERWTGKPVQTGERLMEIADPTQAELRIELAVGDAISLEPGAQVALFLDSDPLQRHLAKLERSAYEAQPTAAGQLAYRLDANFEGAPPRIGLRGTAKIFGDRAPLALYLLRRPLAGLRQSVGL from the coding sequence ATGAACGCGCCCGCTGCGAGCGGTGCCGAACAGGTCTTCGCCAGGTTTCTTGATCTCGAACGCCTGACCCGCGCTGCACGCACGCCTGCGCAACTGGCCTACAGCCTGGTCAATGACGGGCAGGCGCTGTTTGGTTTTCGTCATGCGGCGCTATTGATTGCCGGCAAGGTGCAGGCGGTGACGGGTGTCAGTGCCGTCGACCCGAATGCGCCATTCGTGGCGTTCGTCGAGCAGGCCGTGGCGCAGTTGTTCAAGGCCGGTGTGCTGAAGCAGGCAAGGGTGATACCGGCGAATGTCCTCAGCGAATCGATTCAGGCCGATTGGCAAAGTCTTTCGGCGGCTCAGGTGTTTTGGCTGCCGCTGATCGATCACCAGGGCGAGGTATTCGGTGGGCTGTGGCTGGCGCGGGACCTGCCGTGGAACCCTTCCGAGCAAGTGCTGCTGTCGCAACTGGGCGACACTTACAGCCATGCCTGGTTGGCGCTGCAACCGCGCAAACCGTGGCGGCTACGCTGGACCCGAAAACGTCGGGTGGCACTGGTCGCCGTGCTGTTGCTCGGGTTGCTGATCCCGGTGCGCCAATCGGTGCTGGCGCCGGCAGAAGTGGTTCCATTGGGCGGCCGCGTGGTGGCTGCGCCCTTGGACGGCGTGATTGCCGAATTCCTGGTCAAACCCAATCAGACGGTCAAAGACGGCGACCTGTTGCTGCGCTTCGAAAGCACCACGCTCAAGGCCCAGGCCGATGTGGCCGAACGCGCCTTGGGGGTGGCCGAAGCTGAACTGAAGGCCAATTCCCAACGCTCGTTCGCCGATGCCGAGTCCAGCTCGAAGATTGATCTGCTGGCTGCGCGAGTCGAGCAAAAACGCGCCGAACGGGATTACGCCCGCGAATTGCTCAAACGCAGTGAAGTCCGCGCCGAGCGCGGCGGTATCGCGGTGTTCGCCGATGCGGAACGCTGGACCGGCAAGCCGGTGCAGACCGGCGAGCGGCTGATGGAAATTGCTGACCCGACCCAGGCCGAGTTGCGCATCGAACTGGCGGTGGGCGACGCGATATCCCTTGAGCCCGGCGCGCAAGTCGCGCTGTTTCTCGACAGCGATCCGTTACAGCGGCACTTGGCGAAACTCGAACGCTCGGCTTATGAGGCGCAACCCACCGCTGCCGGACAACTGGCTTATCGCCTGGATGCGAATTTCGAGGGCGCACCGCCGCGCATTGGCCTGCGCGGCACCGCTAAAATTTTCGGCGACCGTGCTCCGTTGGCGTTGTACCTGCTGCGTCGACCTCTGGCCGGGTTGCGCCAGAGTGTGGGGCTTTAG